In Plasmodium gaboni strain SY75 chromosome 7, whole genome shotgun sequence, the following are encoded in one genomic region:
- a CDS encoding hypothetical protein (conserved Plasmodium protein, unknown function), with product MSCLNVQPVQLPITNKFRNLPAGKPSQSHESTFCRFFSDTTEKEYKSSRRNINHRNKSSIFDCVEENDIIDNKKINHYNNSKKRFVSNNSLEFKKTFQKNINYVSNEKYGKKNIPDVRNLFIFSKQELSTDTKERKSSKKISNYSLEKNPNKWGVDVLKYNLPSPKKIYRHVDNLTTCLVPKISEDSFIPKKNKKYYVTHLEKSLCPKENILLLNSKKKLIQLHQSKLEMNCVPKDHEQEINKYKPVFLQRNLNNNLIPIVECKRRTFHVNDTCKNKQCSINFSCERKPSPYRSGKRIGYVLTRNDNPTFFF from the exons ATGAGTTGCTTAAACGTTCAACCTGTTCAACTTCCcataacaaataaatttagaaa TCTGCCTGCTGGAAAACCTTCCCAAAGTCATGAGTCAACATTTTGTAGA TTCTTTTCTGACACAACGGAAAAGGAATATAAATCTAGCAGAAGAAATATTAACCATCGAAATAAATCTTCCATTTTTGACTGTGTTGAAGAGAATGATATTATAG ataacaaaaaaataaatcacTACAACAATTCCAAAAAAAGGTTTGTTAGTAACAATTCTTtagaatttaaaaaaacatttcaaaaaaatataaactatgtatcaaatgaaaagtatggtaaaaaaaatattccCGATGTCAGAaatctttttatattttcaaaacAAGAATTGag CACTGATACAAAGGAAAGGAAAAG CTCTAAAAAAATAAGCAACTATAGTTTAGAAAAAAATCCAAACAAATGGGGAGTTGACgttttaaaatataactTGCCTTcaccaaaaaaaatatatagacATGTAGATAACTTGACA ACTTGCTTAGTTCCAAAAATAAGTGAAGATTCCTTTATTcctaaaaaaaataaaaaatattacgTCACTCATCTGGAG AAATCTCTATGCCCcaaagaaaatattttattgttaaattctaagaaaaaattaattcaATTACATCAATCAAAATTGGAg ATGAATTGTGTACCCAAAGATCATGAACAggaaataaataaatacaagCCTGTATTTCTTCAAAGAAATTTAAAC AACAACCTCATTCCTATAGTGGAATGTAAAAGAAGAACGTTTCATGTAAACGACACATGTAAAAATAAGCAATGTTCTATAAACTTCAGTT GTGAAAGAAAACCTTCACCTTATAGATCTGGAAAAAGAATAGGATACGTTTTGACACGAAATGATAACCctacattttttttttaa
- a CDS encoding hypothetical protein (conserved Plasmodium protein, unknown function): protein MRLYLFLLFCVSPCLYTLFVKGKGHEEYQREVEKININDNKENVSIHDYLYNIRDEENIKNRYHNKLKDSITDDDVHSTTLFPDAEELYNFLTTEEIKGKNRNIFNHLKGSVIKNKMTKTTFLDLYKSAMNLFDVDGYTFLLNTVMHKHYNDRFVEKVKKVNIYTSHCDEGVVEQEDDDTMKKKMKRKNKYTYENINTKPNRHINNLQNNNIVEYPGGPIRSTYGNNLSKWMKDSLEDITTPDSIKEPGLGNMLIQSLTMVKGFIQSVASSVVDIVPPLIPPPIWINRPLPCLPMITGKNCLGSILYPITAAEFITADITDSIMNGIISSFPSKYASKIGKTSETQYRICAMAYLGMYCASLFPICWLPIGLKVAETMPICFPQCLATLIACPGFWLDDIEGPCNNTSVPPFCSFSIFVNQKLVPPQLTSYDNSHSYPSTCPSKDEDYDIPDDLYEHKKSDINNVLGKEKQKYLPTKISLPKYPDLIPNINPYKQHDIKQVDKCKCMHIIQMCRLKYAIPVIKNTTNIIYKNYEQPTEMSYKQKKCCHICKPIWEILFPSKNIINLKGSPVYPKGNNIFSSIIHK from the coding sequence ATGAGACTTTATTTGTTCCTACTTTTTTGTGTGTCACCATGTTTATATACCTTATTTGTTAAGGGAAAGGGACATGAAGAATATCAAAGGGAAGTcgaaaaaataaatataaatgataacAAAGAAAATGTTAGTATTCatgattatttatataatataagagatgaagaaaatattaaaaacagatatcataataaattGAAGGATAGTATAACAGACGATGATGTACATAGTACTACCCTCTTCCCAGATGCAGAAGAActgtataattttttaacaaccgaagaaataaaaggaaagaatagaaatatttttaatcACTTAAAAGGATCtgtaattaaaaataaaatgacAAAAACAACGTTTTTAGATTTATACAAGTCTGCAATGAATCTCTTTGATGTAGATGGATATACATTCTTATTAAATACCGTAATGCATAAACATTATAATGATCGTTTTGTTGAAAAGGTTAAGAAagttaatatatatacatcaCACTGTGATGAAGGTGTAGTAGAACAAGAAGATGATGATAcaatgaaaaagaaaatgaaaagaaaaaataaatatacatatgaaaatataaataccAAACCAAATAgacatattaataatttacagaataataatatagtGGAATATCCTGGAGGACCTATAAGATCTACTTATGGTAATAATTTATCTAAATGGATGAAAGATTCTTTAGAAGATATTACAACACCAGATTCTATTAAAGAACCTGGATTAGGTAATATGTTAATACAAAGTTTAACAATGGTTAAAGGTTTTATACAATCTGTTGCAAGTTCTGTAGTAGATATTGTGCCTCCTTTAATACCCCCACCTATATGGATTAATAGACCTTTGCCATGCTTACCTATGATAACAGGAAAAAATTGTTTGGGTTCTATTTTGTATCCAATTACAGCAGCAGAATTTATAACTGCAGATATAACAGATTCTATAATGAACGGAATAATATCAAGTTTTCCATCTAAATATGCAAGTAAAATAGGCAAAACATCAGAAACACAATATAGAATATGTGCTATGGCTTATTTAGGTATGTATTGTGCATCTCTTTTTCCTATATGTTGGTTACCTATAGGTTTAAAAGTTGCAGAAACTATGCCTATATGTTTTCCACAATGTTTAGCTACCTTAATTGCATGTCCAGGGTTTTGGCTAGATGACATTGAAGGACCTTGTAATAATACATCTGTTCCTCcattttgttctttttcAATATTTGTTAATCAAAAACTAGTACCTCCTCAATTAACATCTTATGATAATTCTCATTCATATCCTTCAACATGCCCATCAAAAGATGAAGATTATGATATACCAGATGatttatatgaacataaaaagagtgatataaataatgtattAGGTAAggaaaaacaaaaatatttaccTACAAAAATATCATTACCAAAATATCCAGATTTAATACCTAATATAAATCCTTATAAACAACATGATATCAAACAAGTAGATAAATGTAAATGTATGCATATTATACAAATGTGTAGATTAAAATATGCTATTCCAGTAATAAAAAACActacaaatattatttataaaaattatgaacaACCAACTGAAATGTcatataaacaaaaaaaatgttgTCACATATGTAAACCTATATGGGAAATTCTTTTTCCTTctaagaatataataaatttgaAAGGTTCCCCTGTATATCCCAAaggaaataatattttctcaagtataatacataaatga
- a CDS encoding hypothetical protein (conserved Plasmodium protein, unknown function): MSKAVYSKIWMSTNNFHTRRRYGWFKVCSRFSPWVYVWAVYAVSIVFPVFDDEYKKFLTFGIWKESDVGYKKSAPQPYN; this comes from the exons atgTCAAAAGCTGTATATTCTAAAATATGGATGAGTACAAATAACTTCCACACAAGGAGAAGATACGGATGGTTTAAAGTTTG TTCTCGCTTTAGCCCATGGGTATACGTATGGGCAGTTTATGCCGTGTCTATTGTCTTTCCTGTTTTTGACGATGAGTATAAGAAATTCTTAACCTTTGGAATATGGAAAGAAAGTGATGTTGGTTACAAAAAAAGTGCTCCTCAACcttataattaa